The following are from one region of the Salvelinus fontinalis isolate EN_2023a chromosome 5, ASM2944872v1, whole genome shotgun sequence genome:
- the LOC129855983 gene encoding uncharacterized protein LOC129855983, with protein sequence MALKGYTKQKNKTNSPYYLENILETNERPEDHKEYVMFHGTTKEATELIKKNGFTPSREELGPGVYVSRDIGKAIKYPLGVSNNKRRVLKVKVDVGKVKIIDQQDHPMQKTWHTEHGYDTAWVPPGVSMVLSNQQGNCVYDPKRIKVMQVMKVKESNISRHCHLQSGVTPEDSHVYVMYHGTSKQAAVEIQRHGFTPSTDGMLGAGVYVSRDIRKAIKYPIGADDSDKMVLKVKVDVGKVKIIDVQGHDRQYDWHTHGYDTAWVPPGVDMVPSNQQENCVYDPKRIKVMALLKVAILKKLNPSLEVEA encoded by the exons ATGGCTTTGAAGGGGTACACCaagcagaaaaacaaaacaaattcaCCATACTACTTAGAAAACATTCTTGAGACCAATGAGCGTCCAGAGGATCACAAAGAATATGTGATGTTCCACGGCACCACAAAAGAGGCTACAGAGTTGATAAAGAAGAATGGTTTCACACCATCAAGAGAAGAACTTGGGCCTGGTGTGTATGTCAGTCGAGACATAGGGAAAGCAATTAAATACCCCCTTGGTGTTTCCAACAATAAGAGAAGAGTACTAAAAGTCAAAGTGGATGTAGGGAAGGTTAAAATCATAGATCAACAGGATCACCCCATGCAGAAGACCTGGCATACCGAGCATGGATATGACACCGCCTGGGTTCCCCCAGGGGTCAGTATGGTGCTGAGCAACCAACAGGGGAACTGTGTCTACGACCCAAAGAGAATCAAAGTCATGCAGGTCATGAAAGTAAAAGAAAGCAACAT ATCTAGACACTGTCATCTTCAGAGTGGAGTCACCCCTGAGGACAGCCACGTCTACGTGATGTACCATGGAACATCAAAACAGGCTGCAGTAGAAATACAGAGACATGGCTTCACACCATCTACAGACGGCATGCTTGgtgcaggtgtctatgtcagtcGAGACATCAGAAAAGCCATCAAATACCCCATTGGTGCTGATGACTCAGACAAGATGGTTCTGAAAGTGAAGGTGGATGTTGGCAAGGTTAAGATCATTGATGTGCAGGGTCACGACAGGCAATACGACTGGCACACACATGGGTATGACACTGCCTGGGTTCCACCTGGTGTAGACATGGTGCCGAGCAACCAACAGGAGAACTGTGTCTACGACCCAAAGAGAATCAAAGTCATGGCATTGCTGAAAGTGGCCATCTTGAAAAA GTTAAACCCGTCACTGGAGGTGGAGGCTTGA